Within Betaproteobacteria bacterium, the genomic segment GCCATGGCCGCGTGGCGGCTTCGGCGGCGGGTGCGGTTGTCGGCGCCATCGTGGGGGACCGTTTGCAGGCCCGCGACCTCTACGACCGAGACGAATATTACGAGCGCGAAGTCAGGCGCTGCCGCATGGTGGATCATTGGGAGAACCGCATCTCCGGCTATCGCGTGGTCTACGAGTACCAAGGGCACACGTACAATGCGGTAATGCCTTACCACCGTGGGACAAAACTCGCGATTAACGTGACCGTGGAACCCGCCGCCATGCGTTCGGATTCCACGGACCGTGACGATGATCGTTACGACCGGCGCCGCCACGACGACCGCGACGAATAACCCGCCCTCACAATGACCGCGCCTCTCAAACTCGCTCTCGTTACCGCCATGACCGTGTTGACCGCCGCACCGTCAGCCCCCCTGGCGGACCGAGGGCGAGAACGCTGGCGTGACGTCATGCCTCACGAGTACGCCCAGGGCAATTCGGCGAACCGGCGCATCGGCATGGACGAAGCCATCGCCAAGGTGCAGCGGCGCACGGGCGGGCTGGTGCTGGATGCGCGCGAAACTTCCGATGGTTACCGGTTGAAGGTACTCACTCGCAACGGCGAAGTGCGGGTGGTCTTCGTGGACCCCGCGACCGGCGAGATGCGCTAGCCGACCCTTGGATAATCGCCATGCGCGTACTGGTCGTGGAGGATGAGCCCCAGTTGCGCGAGCAACTGCGCTCCACCTTACAAACCCAAGGTTACACTGTAGACGCCACGGGCGAGGGCAAGGAAGGATTGTTCTTCGCCACCGAATATCCCATCGATGCCGCCGTCGTCGACCTCGGTCTCCCAGGAATCTCAGGCCTAGACATCATCCGGCGATTACGCGGCAAGGGCAGCCGCCTACCCATATTGATTCTCACCGCGCGCGGCCGCTGGCAAGACAAAGTCGAAGGCTTGGAAGCCGGCGCCGATGATTACCTCACCAAGCCCTTCCAAGTGGAGGAGTTGTTGGCCCGGCTCAAGGCTCTTTTGCGCCGCGCCGCGGCCATCGCCCAGGAGATCATGCGCTGCGGCCCGCTCGCCATTAACATGAGAGAACAGAAGGTAATGTTGAACGGCGCGCCAGTCGATCTCACTTCCTTCGAATACCGCTTACTCGAACACCTGGTGCGCGAACGACGCCGCGTGCTATCCAAGGACGAGCTCGCGGCCCATCTGTATCCTCACGACGAAGAGCGCGACAGCAACGTCATCGAAGTCCTGATCGGGCGCCTGCGCCGCAAGCTCGACCCCGATGGCAGCGTGCAACCCTTGGAAACCCTACGCGGGCGCGGGTACCGGTTTGCGCTAAGCGAGAGCTGAGGGATGCTAAAAGGTAAAGTCGAAACGCTGCTCCCATGCGCTCCTTAAGCACGCGCGTCACCGTAAGCGCGGGGTTGGTGCTTGCCGTGTTCATAGCCCTATCGGCGCTTGCCTTGGAGCGCGCCTTTCGCGAAAGCGCGCGCGCGGCGCGGCAGGAACGCTTGCTTGCGCAGGTATATCTCCTCATCGCCGCCACGGAAGTGGACGCCAGCGGCCAGATCACCTTGGGTAGCGGTGCCATGGAACCGCGCCTTGATCTTCCTGCATCGGGACTTTACGCCGCCATCAAAACAAAGGGGGACGCCGTGCTCTGGAAGTCGCGCTCTCATCTTTCCCTCAGCGTGCCGGTTGGCCCCGAGTTGCCGGCCGGCGAAAAACGCTTCGAAGAGCGTGTCGAAAGCGGCAACCGCTACTTTGTCCAAAGTTATGGCATCAGTTGGGCCGTGGGCAAGGCAAGTTACCCCTTCACCTTTTCCGTGGCCGAGGACACCGCACCGTTTCAAGAACAGCTCGCCGCCTACCGCCAGAGCTTGTGGAGTTGGTTGGGGGGCATGGCCGTGCTTCTCCTCGCCGCCCAATGGTTGGTGCTGCGCTGGGGGCTCAATCCGCTGCGCAAGGTGGCCCATGAGATCAAACTGCTCCAGCAAGGCGGCAAGGAGAAAGTCGAAGGCAACTATCCCACCGAACTTAACTTGCTCACCGAAAACCTCAACACCTTGCTGCTGCGAGAACGCGCGCAGCAGCGGCGCTACCGCGATGCGCTGGCCGATCTCGCGCACAGCTTGAAAACCCCGCTGGCCTTGATTCGCGGCGCGACCTCGGACAAGGATGCGGATCTTCAAGCCTCCTTGGATGAGCACGTGGATCGCATGGACAAGATCGTGAGCTATCACCTGCAACGCGCCGCCACGTCGGGAAAGCGCGCACTGGCCACCCCCATCCCGCTGCATGGGGCCGTGCGGCGCACCTTGAATGCCGTGCTCAAGGTCCATGCGGATAAGTCTCTTCAAAGCGAAATTGACATCGGCGCCGAGATCGCCTTTCGCGGCGACAATGGGGATTTGATGGAAATCCTGGGCAACGTACTGGACAACGCCTGCAAATGGGCCAAGTCACGCGTTCGCGTGCGCTCCCGCGCGGAAAATCAAACGCTGCGAATCGAAATCGAAGATGACGGGCCCGGCATCCCAGGGGAAGACGCCCACCGCATCATGGAGCGCGGAGTGCGACTGGACCAAAGCACTCCCGGCCAAGGGATAGGACTAGCGCTTACGCGCGATATCGTGGATGCCTACGCGGGCCGCGTTTCCATCGAGCGTGGCAGTTTGGGCGGCGCTTGCATCGTCATTACACTGCCAGCGGCGTAAGTTACTGGTGCGCCTCCCGCCCCATGAGTGCTTCTCTGAACCTACCTCGCAAATAGGGGCCGTCGCGCGGGGGTAGCACCACGGGATTAGGTTCCGTGGAAATCTTGACCAAACCAAACAGCAATGAAGATGCGAAAAGCTTCCCCGCGAGGGCCTCCAGTTCTTGCTCGGTCCGCACAGTGACCGCCTCGGGGAAGCCCGCCGCCTTTGCCATGCCGGTCAAATCGACGCCGCGCCCCGTGTGGGTCGCCTGCATTCCCGTTTCAGCGTATAACTCATTGTCTAATACCACGATGGCGAGATTGCTTGGGCGTTCCACCGCGATGGTGGCCAGGGCTCCGAGACCCATCAACATTTCGCCATCGCCGGTGATCACGATCACGCGTTTTTTAGGTTGGGCCAGGGCGATGCCTAATCCCACCATGGCCGCCCCGCCCATGGCACCCCACAGATGGAAATTGGCGGGAGAATCCCCTGCGGCCATCACGTCGTAACTGGGATTGCCAAGGCCTGTCACCACCAGTGCATCGCCCCGGTCGCGCAAAAGGCACGACGCCACTTTTCTTCGATTGAGTTTTGTCATGGCATCACTTCAGAAATTTCTTGGTACCCACCACGCGCTGGGCGATCAGCACCGCGATCACGCGCGAGGAGTTGAAAGCGAGCGCCGCCGCGGCACTCACGGTCTCTTGCGCTTGCGCGGCATCGTCGCAGCGGTACACATAGGCGCCAGCGGCTTCCAGCACGGCTTGCGTACTCTTGCCCATGGGTACTTGTTGCGGGTTGAACTCGCCCC encodes:
- a CDS encoding glycine zipper 2TM domain-containing protein; translated protein: MNTKLTTLATALAFLAPTAYAGHVFEDYARVKDVTPEYEKVNLPRKECFSEYVPERYREQRSLAGPLIGGVAGGILGAQVGRGHGRVAASAAGAVVGAIVGDRLQARDLYDRDEYYEREVRRCRMVDHWENRISGYRVVYEYQGHTYNAVMPYHRGTKLAINVTVEPAAMRSDSTDRDDDRYDRRRHDDRDE
- a CDS encoding response regulator transcription factor, which encodes MRVLVVEDEPQLREQLRSTLQTQGYTVDATGEGKEGLFFATEYPIDAAVVDLGLPGISGLDIIRRLRGKGSRLPILILTARGRWQDKVEGLEAGADDYLTKPFQVEELLARLKALLRRAAAIAQEIMRCGPLAINMREQKVMLNGAPVDLTSFEYRLLEHLVRERRRVLSKDELAAHLYPHDEERDSNVIEVLIGRLRRKLDPDGSVQPLETLRGRGYRFALSES
- a CDS encoding GHKL domain-containing protein, yielding MRSLSTRVTVSAGLVLAVFIALSALALERAFRESARAARQERLLAQVYLLIAATEVDASGQITLGSGAMEPRLDLPASGLYAAIKTKGDAVLWKSRSHLSLSVPVGPELPAGEKRFEERVESGNRYFVQSYGISWAVGKASYPFTFSVAEDTAPFQEQLAAYRQSLWSWLGGMAVLLLAAQWLVLRWGLNPLRKVAHEIKLLQQGGKEKVEGNYPTELNLLTENLNTLLLRERAQQRRYRDALADLAHSLKTPLALIRGATSDKDADLQASLDEHVDRMDKIVSYHLQRAATSGKRALATPIPLHGAVRRTLNAVLKVHADKSLQSEIDIGAEIAFRGDNGDLMEILGNVLDNACKWAKSRVRVRSRAENQTLRIEIEDDGPGIPGEDAHRIMERGVRLDQSTPGQGIGLALTRDIVDAYAGRVSIERGSLGGACIVITLPAA
- a CDS encoding aldehyde dehydrogenase, which gives rise to MTKLNRRKVASCLLRDRGDALVVTGLGNPSYDVMAAGDSPANFHLWGAMGGAAMVGLGIALAQPKKRVIVITGDGEMLMGLGALATIAVERPSNLAIVVLDNELYAETGMQATHTGRGVDLTGMAKAAGFPEAVTVRTEQELEALAGKLFASSLLFGLVKISTEPNPVVLPPRDGPYLRGRFREALMGREAHQ